In Luteitalea sp. TBR-22, one genomic interval encodes:
- a CDS encoding 6-hydroxymethylpterin diphosphokinase MptE-like protein produces MSTASTHLARNLAALGLSPQALRETAPAEWRIDVEGDAVTAAWMANGAGGWVRLHSARDPLKEARDLVEAAVPDVGSRHAVLLLGAGLGFAADAIELIAPDTIILVAEPSATLAVGFMSRRDWTARIAAGRLCLFVGPDYAATGQAQRVLETCAGPVPVIVQPVIRRRHAEALVDAHAKVERLRFGWRANAEARARFAGPYLRNTLANLPALAAGADVAALAGCAAGRPVFVAAAGPSLDADVAALAALRSRALLICVDTAVAPLRRHGLVPDLVVSVDPAALNARNLRATWADERSWLVAEGSVDPGALAAFAGRVFYFRVADHHPWPWLRARGIDCGLLDAWGSVLVTAIDLALRIGGSPVVLWGADLAYSRGQTYCRHVPHEELWALQGLAPEDAWAATLAGDGVVTVADRRGEPVQSSRHLIEFSKGVLARLPGHAVVVNATDGGILDLPAADPALLARIADAPPLDATGVLRRCHEAGRRAAPARLVVDEPTRDTWQCDIADLDAATLPAVIELGTAVAVAMPPDCGPVVESPAVIAAVHAAIQRRPPPDWAKVVLTPANAAPVPPDALLAEARRALGLLLARVPTSARPRPAAALVLKRFGGTATPSTLIDVHRDGVEALRVLEQSVAHLATTLPLPGDPAFWPDWAFLPLLAPDAEARARPLPWGRPTMLRELRRDGDLETVARWLLLLAYARAEALGLARDGDPGSCLRADLLFVLYHCVASSDDDRPARIGVRGADGQVVHGVSAAIAPWQLARALTGLLRREETPPRADALPGIRIGWTHPAHADHPLAPFLDGAVRRVPAVDLHRSAGLPPSLNLCALDGSSVLATPYMSRRGFRLSADGVVEPDEVEWPLDINGVVVLDDGTRVGWGRDDAGQWRLAWWRGSHGRQVSLPHPCTRVAVTRDGRRLCCGSSVGVVTTVDAATGTVLADEPVGAGLPTRLPGGDLHVGSLRIGADGRLDRRSEGVSWTRRDGAWTAVPHGPEGPVWDAAACSACVGATVTALAHPHGDVVALDGPGGRAWLAVYAPRSLAWAGTTLVVANIDGEVLWLPGLADALMRE; encoded by the coding sequence GTGAGCACCGCGTCCACCCACCTTGCGAGGAACCTCGCGGCGCTGGGCCTGTCCCCGCAGGCGCTGCGCGAAACGGCGCCCGCCGAATGGCGGATCGACGTCGAGGGCGACGCGGTCACGGCCGCCTGGATGGCCAACGGTGCCGGCGGCTGGGTGCGGCTGCACAGTGCGCGGGATCCGCTGAAGGAAGCACGCGACCTCGTCGAAGCCGCAGTGCCTGACGTCGGCAGCCGCCATGCCGTGCTGCTGCTGGGGGCCGGGCTCGGATTCGCGGCCGACGCGATCGAGCTCATCGCGCCAGACACGATCATCCTCGTCGCCGAGCCGTCGGCGACCCTGGCCGTCGGCTTCATGTCGCGGCGCGACTGGACCGCCCGGATCGCCGCCGGGCGCCTGTGTCTGTTCGTTGGCCCGGACTACGCGGCCACGGGACAGGCGCAGCGGGTCCTCGAGACCTGCGCTGGTCCCGTACCGGTCATCGTGCAGCCGGTCATCCGCCGGCGTCATGCCGAAGCACTGGTGGACGCACATGCGAAGGTGGAGCGCCTCCGCTTTGGCTGGCGAGCCAATGCAGAGGCGCGCGCCCGGTTCGCGGGTCCGTACCTGCGGAACACCCTTGCCAACCTGCCGGCCCTGGCGGCAGGAGCCGATGTCGCCGCGCTCGCTGGCTGCGCGGCGGGACGGCCGGTGTTCGTGGCGGCGGCGGGGCCGTCGCTGGATGCCGACGTCGCCGCGCTGGCGGCCTTGCGCTCACGGGCGCTCCTGATCTGCGTGGACACGGCGGTTGCGCCGCTGCGGCGTCACGGCCTGGTACCAGACCTCGTCGTGTCGGTCGATCCGGCTGCGCTCAACGCCAGGAACCTCCGCGCGACCTGGGCCGACGAGCGCAGTTGGCTCGTGGCCGAGGGCAGCGTCGACCCGGGCGCGCTCGCCGCCTTCGCAGGACGCGTCTTCTACTTCCGGGTCGCAGACCACCACCCCTGGCCATGGTTGCGCGCACGGGGCATCGACTGCGGGCTCCTCGACGCCTGGGGCTCGGTGCTCGTCACCGCGATCGACCTTGCCCTGCGCATTGGCGGGAGCCCGGTGGTGCTCTGGGGCGCAGACCTCGCCTATTCCCGCGGCCAGACCTACTGCCGCCACGTGCCGCACGAAGAGCTCTGGGCCCTGCAGGGTCTCGCGCCGGAGGATGCGTGGGCCGCGACGCTGGCGGGGGACGGAGTCGTGACGGTGGCCGATCGGCGCGGCGAGCCCGTGCAGAGCTCGCGCCACCTGATCGAGTTCTCGAAGGGCGTGCTCGCGCGGCTGCCTGGACATGCCGTGGTGGTCAACGCCACCGACGGCGGAATCCTCGACCTCCCGGCTGCCGACCCCGCCCTGCTCGCGCGGATCGCGGACGCACCGCCCCTTGACGCGACCGGTGTGCTGCGCCGTTGCCACGAGGCCGGACGCAGGGCTGCGCCGGCGCGCCTGGTGGTCGACGAGCCGACACGTGACACCTGGCAGTGCGACATCGCCGACCTTGACGCGGCCACGCTGCCTGCCGTGATCGAGCTTGGTACCGCGGTGGCTGTTGCGATGCCGCCCGACTGCGGCCCCGTCGTCGAGTCGCCCGCGGTGATCGCGGCCGTGCACGCTGCCATCCAGCGGCGTCCACCACCCGACTGGGCGAAGGTCGTCCTGACGCCTGCAAACGCGGCGCCGGTCCCACCTGATGCTCTGCTCGCGGAAGCGCGGCGCGCGCTGGGTCTGCTCCTCGCGCGCGTGCCGACCTCGGCACGACCGCGTCCCGCGGCAGCGCTGGTGCTCAAGCGCTTCGGTGGCACGGCCACGCCTTCCACGCTCATCGACGTGCATCGTGATGGTGTCGAGGCGCTACGTGTGCTGGAGCAATCGGTCGCGCACCTGGCGACGACGCTCCCGCTTCCGGGCGATCCCGCGTTCTGGCCGGACTGGGCCTTCCTTCCGCTGCTCGCCCCGGACGCTGAGGCCCGTGCGCGTCCACTGCCCTGGGGGCGCCCGACGATGCTGCGCGAACTGCGGCGTGACGGCGACCTCGAAACGGTGGCCCGCTGGCTGTTGCTGCTCGCCTACGCCCGAGCCGAAGCGCTCGGCCTGGCGCGGGACGGCGACCCGGGCAGTTGCCTGCGCGCCGACCTGCTGTTCGTCCTCTATCACTGCGTCGCGTCCTCTGACGACGACCGTCCGGCCCGCATCGGTGTGCGCGGCGCCGACGGCCAGGTCGTCCACGGCGTGTCGGCCGCGATCGCGCCCTGGCAACTCGCGCGTGCCCTGACCGGCCTGCTGCGTCGTGAGGAAACTCCACCCCGGGCGGACGCACTTCCGGGCATTCGCATCGGCTGGACGCACCCGGCGCACGCGGATCATCCGCTCGCGCCGTTCCTCGACGGAGCGGTGCGACGTGTGCCGGCCGTCGACCTGCACCGATCGGCCGGACTGCCGCCGTCGCTGAACCTGTGCGCCCTCGACGGCTCCAGCGTCCTCGCCACACCATACATGTCGCGACGAGGGTTTCGCCTGAGCGCGGACGGTGTGGTGGAGCCCGACGAGGTCGAGTGGCCACTCGACATCAATGGTGTCGTGGTGCTCGATGATGGCACCCGGGTGGGCTGGGGGCGCGACGATGCCGGCCAGTGGCGCCTGGCGTGGTGGCGAGGCAGCCATGGACGTCAGGTGTCCCTTCCGCATCCGTGCACGCGCGTCGCAGTGACGCGTGACGGGCGACGGCTCTGCTGCGGCAGCAGCGTCGGCGTCGTCACGACGGTCGATGCCGCCACCGGCACTGTCCTGGCCGACGAGCCTGTCGGCGCGGGTCTGCCGACGCGGTTGCCGGGTGGAGACCTGCACGTGGGCAGCCTTCGCATCGGAGCCGACGGACGGCTCGATCGCCGCAGCGAGGGCGTGTCATGGACACGACGAGACGGAGCGTGGACGGCGGTTCCTCACGGTCCCGAAGGGCCGGTGTGGGACGCAGCGGCCTGCTCGGCCTGCGTGGGCGCGACCGTGACGGCCCTGGCCCATCCCCATGGCGATGTCGTCGCGCTTGACGGACCAGGCGGGCGGGCGTGGCTGGCCGTCTACGCGCCGCGCTCGTTGGCCTGGGCGGGCACGACGCTGGTAGTGGCCAACATCGACGGCGAGGTCCTCTGGCTTCCGGGGCTCGCCGACGCGCTGATGCGGGAGTGA
- a CDS encoding bifunctional 2-polyprenyl-6-hydroxyphenol methylase/3-demethylubiquinol 3-O-methyltransferase UbiG, whose protein sequence is MDRATLVEQVQGRPWFHRIDLGGGLVTPGVDDSPGKLVHMRLPEDLTGWSVIDVGAFDGFFSFEAERRGASRVVAADEYYWTRTGMGSKAGFDIAHAALDSKVEARIISVEDLSPETVGTFDLVLFLGVLYHAPDPLRYLRNVRAICKRQLILETHVDALDYPRPAMVFYPGRTLNNDPSNFWGPNPAAVVAMLEEVGFSRVETFPFWRPDRLVVHAFV, encoded by the coding sequence GTGGATCGGGCAACGCTCGTGGAGCAGGTACAAGGACGGCCATGGTTCCACCGCATCGACCTCGGCGGTGGCCTGGTGACGCCTGGCGTCGACGACTCACCGGGAAAGCTCGTGCACATGCGCTTGCCCGAGGACCTGACGGGATGGAGCGTGATCGACGTCGGGGCGTTCGACGGCTTCTTCTCGTTCGAGGCCGAACGCCGCGGTGCCTCCCGCGTGGTGGCTGCCGACGAGTACTACTGGACCAGGACGGGGATGGGATCCAAGGCCGGCTTCGACATCGCGCATGCCGCGCTCGACTCGAAGGTGGAGGCGAGGATCATCTCGGTCGAGGACCTGTCGCCGGAGACCGTGGGCACCTTCGATCTGGTGCTCTTCCTCGGCGTGCTCTATCACGCCCCCGATCCACTCAGGTACCTGCGCAACGTGCGGGCGATCTGCAAACGTCAGTTGATTCTCGAGACGCACGTGGATGCGCTCGACTATCCGCGTCCCGCGATGGTCTTCTATCCGGGGCGTACCCTCAACAACGACCCGTCCAACTTCTGGGGCCCCAACCCGGCGGCCGTCGTCGCCATGCTCGAGGAAGTGGGCTTCTCGCGGGTCGAGACGTTTCCCTTCTGGCGCCCGGACCGGCTGGTCGTGCACGCGTTCGTGTAG
- a CDS encoding FkbM family methyltransferase, giving the protein MAQKETMTGAAAIEVCIEGLRFQLDPSRYIDRSLIDGTGLEVGTVGALRRRIRPGMVAVDVGANFGYYTLLFSKWVGPTGRVVAFEPTAGYGERLRKHVALNALDNVTIVPMGLGDTAADAEIAIGVCSATLHWASAALPTARERVRLVPFDLWWGAQKPLLGSARVDVMKIDVDGHEPAVLRGAEQTIRADRPLLLLEVSRPNYEQAGERVTDVVTWLQERGYDVMDGDRDAAFPSAEALQETIHRMDVSCNLLCLPRETVAL; this is encoded by the coding sequence ATGGCCCAGAAGGAGACGATGACGGGCGCGGCCGCCATCGAGGTCTGCATCGAGGGCCTGCGCTTCCAGCTGGATCCGTCGCGGTACATCGACCGCAGCCTGATCGACGGCACCGGATTGGAGGTCGGGACCGTCGGGGCGCTGCGGCGCCGGATCCGGCCCGGGATGGTCGCCGTGGATGTCGGCGCGAACTTCGGCTACTACACGTTGCTCTTCTCGAAGTGGGTCGGCCCGACCGGCCGGGTCGTCGCCTTCGAGCCGACCGCGGGGTATGGCGAGCGCTTGCGGAAGCACGTGGCCCTGAACGCCCTGGACAACGTGACCATCGTGCCGATGGGCCTGGGCGATACCGCGGCGGACGCCGAGATTGCCATCGGCGTCTGTTCGGCCACCCTGCATTGGGCCTCGGCGGCCCTGCCGACGGCACGCGAGCGCGTTCGCCTCGTGCCGTTCGACCTGTGGTGGGGCGCGCAGAAGCCCTTGCTCGGCTCTGCCCGCGTCGACGTGATGAAGATCGACGTCGACGGCCATGAGCCCGCCGTGCTCCGGGGGGCCGAGCAGACGATACGTGCGGACCGGCCGCTGCTCCTGCTCGAGGTCTCCCGCCCCAACTACGAACAGGCGGGCGAACGCGTCACCGACGTCGTGACCTGGTTGCAGGAACGCGGTTACGACGTGATGGACGGCGACCGGGACGCCGCGTTTCCCTCGGCAGAGGCCCTGCAGGAGACGATCCACCGGATGGATGTCTCGTGCAACCTGCTGTGCCTGCCGAGGGAAACCGTCGCCCTGTAG
- a CDS encoding class I SAM-dependent methyltransferase, producing the protein MPAMPALIAHLRQVARDRPIVLWGAGRAGVLAIRALRDHGIEAVGFVDSAATGATAAVEGLAVRHPESLADAATRPFVVVASAHAVAIVEQAGRLGYRAPADVCVFQATPDTFTAAPDPLVPDFYVLLHELRGHALADMPPGAETLLSAGCSGRWYFDWVEERYGRVARHVGAEAFLPRPADLPANVEWLAQDVADMPSVAGDSVDLVFSGQNIEHLWPDQVAAFLAEASRVLRPGGWLVLDSPNRAVTAPLVWSHPEHTVEYTVPEIGMLLNLAGFDDVRVRGIWLAHDGASLLPLSPFEGPQSDSMAVLRRAALARERPERSFVWWAEARKRRTPDGTRVRAYLDAIFDAAWPERLDRFIVPGPSVTDARGRWALLPAGTAVLVAEGPLFPLRAGSYLLHVRFRPVVTGVPTGLRVVVTQGTGPQERIVSEAQVDAVLHEEAIDLGWSVDATTFGFRVRYWSTGGGAGEVLVRGDLTGPARSGADSWSTAPLVK; encoded by the coding sequence ATGCCCGCCATGCCCGCGCTGATCGCGCACCTGCGCCAGGTGGCCCGCGATCGACCGATCGTCCTCTGGGGCGCGGGGCGGGCCGGGGTGCTCGCGATTCGGGCGCTGCGCGACCACGGCATCGAGGCCGTCGGCTTCGTCGATTCGGCCGCCACCGGTGCGACAGCCGCGGTCGAGGGGCTTGCCGTGCGGCATCCGGAGAGCCTCGCCGATGCCGCAACGCGTCCGTTCGTCGTGGTGGCGTCGGCACATGCGGTGGCCATCGTGGAGCAGGCGGGGCGCCTCGGGTACCGGGCGCCCGCCGACGTCTGCGTGTTCCAGGCGACGCCCGACACCTTCACGGCGGCGCCGGACCCGCTGGTGCCCGACTTCTACGTGTTGCTCCACGAACTGCGTGGTCACGCACTCGCCGACATGCCGCCCGGCGCCGAGACGCTGCTCAGCGCCGGTTGCTCGGGGCGGTGGTACTTCGATTGGGTCGAGGAGCGCTACGGCCGCGTCGCGCGCCATGTCGGCGCGGAGGCATTCCTGCCGCGGCCAGCCGACCTGCCAGCCAACGTCGAGTGGCTCGCCCAGGACGTCGCCGACATGCCGAGCGTCGCCGGAGACTCGGTGGATCTGGTGTTCTCCGGCCAGAACATCGAGCACCTGTGGCCAGACCAGGTGGCGGCCTTCCTGGCCGAGGCGTCCCGCGTCCTGCGCCCCGGGGGCTGGCTGGTCCTCGACAGCCCGAACCGGGCCGTCACGGCGCCGCTGGTGTGGAGTCACCCCGAGCACACCGTCGAGTACACCGTGCCCGAGATCGGCATGCTCCTGAACCTCGCCGGCTTCGACGACGTGCGGGTGCGAGGCATCTGGCTGGCGCACGACGGCGCCTCGCTGCTCCCGCTGTCTCCGTTCGAGGGACCCCAGTCCGACTCGATGGCGGTACTGCGTCGTGCCGCACTGGCGCGGGAGCGGCCGGAACGGTCCTTCGTCTGGTGGGCCGAGGCGCGCAAGCGCCGCACGCCGGACGGCACGCGCGTCCGCGCGTACCTGGACGCGATTTTCGACGCGGCCTGGCCGGAGCGACTGGATCGGTTCATCGTGCCGGGTCCGTCGGTCACCGACGCGCGCGGCCGCTGGGCCCTGCTGCCCGCGGGCACCGCCGTGCTGGTCGCCGAGGGCCCGCTCTTTCCACTGCGCGCCGGGAGCTATCTGCTGCACGTGCGCTTCCGTCCCGTGGTGACCGGCGTGCCCACCGGCCTGCGGGTCGTGGTCACGCAGGGGACAGGCCCGCAAGAGCGCATCGTGTCCGAGGCGCAGGTCGATGCCGTGCTTCACGAGGAGGCCATTGACCTCGGCTGGTCGGTGGATGCCACCACCTTCGGTTTTCGCGTGCGCTACTGGAGCACGGGCGGGGGCGCCGGCGAGGTCCTGGTCCGGGGCGACCTGACGGGTCCCGCACGTTCCGGGGCCGATTCCTGGTCGACAGCGCCTCTCGTGAAGTGA
- a CDS encoding glycosyltransferase family 4 protein, translating to MRILHLIPFLWSGAGDVVSRLAASQRGAGHEVLVVTSGVSRGQRDWPAYRRRLRQAGVGWQRLEFFDRQPEAFWPAVDRLVALAGQWRPDVMHAHAGAPTGAAVLAATATSRRIPVVSQFYNWGPGRPSWMDAMDTTALRAADLVVCSATHYRTRLHELGVSRRRVRLVPWGLDDEWFVERRAPGAPGVPTIGFVGRIEPRKGQLELVRAFARVQRQRTGTRLELVGPVADADYAAAVAEAITAAGLTDHVRLVGHVGDVRPHLARWSAFVSLSRDEGQGLAVIEAMAAGVPVLARRVPGVEDVVRDGRTGVVIPAGTPAAQGACLARALDRPAELAALARRARAHVTRHYRWSGTVAAIAAAYEAARSAAATSERRRPR from the coding sequence GTGCGCATCCTCCACCTGATCCCGTTCCTCTGGAGCGGCGCCGGCGACGTGGTCAGCCGGCTCGCCGCCAGCCAGCGCGGGGCCGGGCATGAGGTGCTGGTGGTGACCAGCGGTGTCTCCCGCGGCCAGCGCGACTGGCCGGCGTACCGACGTCGTCTTCGTCAGGCCGGCGTCGGCTGGCAACGCCTCGAATTCTTCGACAGGCAGCCGGAGGCATTCTGGCCCGCGGTCGACCGACTCGTCGCCCTGGCAGGGCAGTGGCGCCCCGACGTGATGCATGCGCATGCGGGAGCGCCGACCGGCGCGGCCGTGCTGGCCGCCACCGCCACGTCGCGACGCATTCCCGTCGTCTCGCAGTTCTACAACTGGGGGCCCGGTCGTCCGTCGTGGATGGACGCCATGGACACCACGGCGCTCCGCGCCGCCGACCTCGTGGTGTGCTCGGCCACCCACTACCGCACGCGTCTGCACGAACTCGGCGTGTCGCGTCGCCGCGTGCGACTGGTGCCGTGGGGGCTCGACGACGAGTGGTTCGTGGAGCGGCGGGCACCGGGGGCGCCGGGCGTGCCCACCATCGGGTTCGTCGGCCGGATCGAACCGCGCAAGGGACAACTGGAGCTCGTGCGTGCGTTCGCTCGCGTGCAACGCCAACGGACCGGAACGCGGCTCGAGCTGGTGGGACCGGTCGCCGACGCCGACTACGCCGCCGCGGTGGCCGAGGCGATCACCGCGGCCGGGCTGACCGATCACGTGCGCCTCGTCGGGCACGTCGGCGACGTGCGGCCACACCTCGCGCGCTGGAGTGCCTTCGTCTCGCTGTCGCGTGACGAAGGCCAGGGGCTGGCCGTGATCGAGGCCATGGCGGCCGGCGTGCCCGTGCTCGCCCGTCGCGTGCCCGGCGTCGAGGACGTGGTGCGCGATGGCCGGACGGGCGTCGTCATCCCGGCGGGCACGCCCGCCGCCCAGGGCGCGTGCCTGGCACGTGCGCTGGATCGCCCCGCCGAGCTCGCGGCGCTGGCGCGGCGCGCCAGGGCGCACGTGACGCGCCATTACCGCTGGTCCGGCACCGTTGCCGCCATCGCCGCCGCGTACGAAGCGGCCCGTTCCGCCGCCGCGACGTCTGAACGTCGTCGGCCCCGGTGA
- a CDS encoding SIMPL domain-containing protein, whose translation MRQTLATLFVLSALTVAVPSTAAAQAAMSHAQTQDLVIAAGEGLVKRAPDQAFVTVAAEARSRQPREAQAQNAKVASAIRERLSVFNLPADALRTLSVDMQPEFDWANGKQTLRGYLASNVIEVRLDDVARVGEVVDAVIGAGATRVTNVRFTLKDMAGAEQEALKRASAAALARARAMAEGVGRSVDRVVRLDETGRDAIGPQPVMMRAMAAPAAADMPTTPVTAGEVEVRVSVTLHASLK comes from the coding sequence GTGCGTCAGACCCTCGCCACCCTGTTCGTCCTTTCCGCGCTGACCGTGGCCGTCCCGTCCACGGCAGCCGCCCAGGCCGCCATGTCGCATGCGCAGACCCAGGACCTCGTGATCGCCGCCGGTGAAGGCCTCGTCAAGCGCGCGCCCGACCAGGCGTTCGTCACCGTCGCCGCCGAGGCGCGCTCGCGCCAGCCGCGCGAAGCGCAGGCACAGAACGCCAAGGTGGCCAGCGCGATCCGCGAGCGGCTGTCGGTGTTCAACCTGCCAGCCGACGCGCTGCGCACCCTGAGCGTCGACATGCAGCCCGAGTTCGACTGGGCCAACGGCAAGCAGACGCTCCGCGGCTACCTGGCCAGCAACGTGATCGAGGTGCGCCTCGACGACGTGGCGCGGGTCGGCGAGGTCGTGGACGCGGTCATCGGTGCCGGCGCGACACGCGTGACCAACGTGCGCTTCACGCTGAAGGACATGGCCGGGGCAGAGCAGGAGGCCCTGAAGCGCGCCTCGGCTGCGGCGCTCGCCCGCGCCAGGGCCATGGCGGAGGGTGTCGGGCGCAGCGTCGATCGCGTGGTGCGCCTCGACGAGACCGGCCGCGACGCGATTGGCCCGCAGCCGGTCATGATGCGCGCGATGGCCGCGCCGGCTGCTGCCGACATGCCCACGACGCCCGTCACGGCCGGCGAAGTGGAAGTGCGTGTGTCGGTCACGCTGCACGCGTCGTTGAAGTAG
- the rmuC gene encoding DNA recombination protein RmuC, whose product MSPDLALLLTLAALAGALVTWLLLRGSRLSATEARRLDAEAAAANARAATLGEALEQAQRDTDDLRRELAIAQRGRAVAETRVDDLEARVREQVRDFAAAQKQVQDAFKALAADALDASTARLLALAEERFRTLQEQAAGELRARTDAIRSLVAPLSEKLVEVQRQTQAFAESSQRGLGEVGQHLRDVVSATGTLQQETARLVTALRTPHVRGRWGEVALRRVAELSGMSPHCDFLEQGTHEGDEGRLRPDVVVKLPAGRTIIVDAKVALTAYLDSLEATSEDERRAHVQRHAMQLRTHVQQLADRRYAGQLRDSAEFVVLFIPGDTFLAAAAEADPSLIEQALERHVVIATPSTLIALLRAVAYGWRQEKLAENAQKISELGRDLHDRLATLVTRLAQTGQQLGKAVRAYNDTVATLEARVLPAVRRFDELGVPSGKTRIDPQTIDLQVRTEG is encoded by the coding sequence ATGAGCCCTGACCTCGCCCTCCTGCTGACACTCGCCGCGCTGGCCGGCGCGCTGGTCACGTGGCTGCTGCTGCGGGGCTCGCGCCTGTCGGCGACCGAAGCGCGGCGCCTCGACGCCGAGGCGGCCGCGGCCAACGCCCGCGCCGCGACGCTTGGTGAGGCGCTCGAGCAGGCGCAGCGCGACACCGACGACCTGCGGCGCGAACTGGCCATCGCGCAGCGCGGACGCGCCGTCGCCGAGACGCGCGTCGACGACCTCGAGGCACGCGTCCGCGAACAGGTCCGCGACTTCGCCGCCGCGCAGAAGCAGGTGCAGGATGCCTTCAAGGCGCTGGCCGCCGACGCCCTCGATGCCAGCACCGCGCGCCTGCTGGCGCTCGCCGAGGAGCGCTTCCGCACGCTCCAGGAACAGGCCGCCGGTGAACTGCGGGCCCGCACGGACGCGATCAGGTCGCTGGTCGCGCCGCTGTCGGAGAAGCTGGTGGAGGTGCAGCGCCAGACGCAGGCGTTCGCCGAGAGCAGCCAGCGCGGGCTCGGCGAGGTGGGGCAGCACCTGCGCGACGTCGTGAGCGCGACGGGCACGCTGCAGCAGGAGACCGCCCGCCTGGTGACCGCGCTGCGCACGCCGCACGTCCGGGGACGGTGGGGCGAGGTCGCGTTGCGCCGCGTCGCCGAGCTCTCCGGCATGAGTCCGCACTGCGACTTCCTGGAGCAGGGGACCCACGAGGGCGACGAGGGCCGGCTTCGCCCCGACGTCGTCGTCAAGCTTCCCGCCGGCCGCACGATCATCGTCGACGCGAAGGTGGCGCTGACGGCCTACCTCGACTCGCTCGAGGCGACCAGCGAGGACGAGCGTCGCGCCCACGTGCAGCGCCACGCCATGCAGCTGCGCACGCACGTGCAGCAACTGGCCGACCGGCGCTACGCCGGCCAGCTGCGCGACAGCGCGGAGTTCGTGGTGCTGTTCATCCCGGGCGACACGTTCCTGGCCGCGGCAGCCGAGGCCGACCCGTCGCTCATCGAACAGGCGCTCGAGCGGCACGTGGTGATCGCGACGCCGTCGACCCTGATCGCGCTGCTGCGCGCGGTGGCGTACGGCTGGCGGCAGGAGAAGCTGGCCGAGAACGCGCAGAAGATCAGCGAGCTTGGGCGCGACCTGCACGACCGGCTGGCGACGCTGGTGACGCGGCTCGCCCAGACCGGCCAACAGCTGGGGAAGGCGGTGCGCGCCTACAACGACACCGTCGCCACCCTCGAGGCCCGCGTGCTGCCCGCCGTGCGCCGCTTCGACGAACTCGGCGTCCCGAGCGGGAAGACGCGGATCGACCCACAGACCATCGATCTACAGGTGCGAACGGAGGGGTAG